The following DNA comes from Spirulina major PCC 6313.
GGACTTTTTTGATGAACTCATAGCCATTGAGTCGCGGCATTTTAATATCTGCCACGATCAGATGAGGGTGATAGGTGTCCACATTCTCTAGGGCCTCTTGACCGTCGGAGGCCGGCACGGCGCTGTAGCCCCCAAATTCTAGAGAATCACAAATGGCTTGGCGAATTCCCGGATTATCATCAGCGACAAGGATGAACAGTGGCATGGAATCACCTCAGATGAGCTTAGAGTTTACGCTGACCACGCCACTTTTAACGTTTGCGGTTCACCAAAACTGCCGATAATTGACAAGCTTCGATGATTCGCCGCTAAATGGCGCAGAATCTTATAGATTGTCTCGATTTGATCGGGTTGATTGATCGCGATGGCCAAGTCTGCGATCGCCAGCGGTTCTGGTGCCCCTTGGAGTGCCTGCACCAGTTGGGTTTGCAAGCTTAACACCGATGCCGCTGCTTTTTTACCGGCTTCCACTCCTGGCTGATGGTAGGCATTCACATTCACCAAACTGGCATACAATCCCACGGCTCGCTCATACAGCGCAATCAACGCGCCTACGGTGGTTTCGGTAACGGTGGTAATCGTGAGGGTAATGGAATCTCGCTGGTTGTCATAGAGGGCTTGGCGGGTTCCCTGTAACAAGCCCGAAAGATAGTCCCCGCTGGTGATGCCCGGTTCGACTTCGATCCCGTTCGGGTTGCCATCCTCTAGCACTTCGATGAAGGTGGCAAAGAAGTTCGGAACCCCTTCGCGGAGTTGCTGTACATAGGCATGCTGATCGGTCGAGCCTTTGTTCCCGTAGACGGCAATGCCTTGATAGACGGTCTTGCCGTCGAGATCCTGCTCTTTGCCGAGGGATTCCATCACCAACTGTTGCAGGTAGCGGCTAAAGAGGGCGAGGCTGTCTTTGTAGGGCAAGATCACCATGTCTTTGGAGCCTTTGCCATTGCCGGCGAAATACCAGGCGAGGGCGAGGAGGGCGGCGGGGTTGTGGTAGAGGTCGGGGGTGCGGGTGGCATCGTCCATGGTTTTGGCTCCGGCCAGCATGGCGTGAATGTCGATGCCTTGGAGGGCGGCGGCGACGAGGCCGACGGCGGACATTTCGGAGGTGCGTCCTCCCACCCAGTCGTGCATGGGAAAGGTGGTGAGCCAGTGGTTTTGCTGGGCGATCGCTGCTAATTTCGACCCGATCCCCGTAATTGCGACGGCGTAGTCGGGAAAGTTTAGCCCTTTGGCGGTGTAGACGGCTTCGATTTCTACCATGCCGTTGCGGGTTTCGGGTGTGCCGCCGGATTTGGAGATGACGAGGACGAGGGTGCTAGAGAGGCGATCGCCAATGTCCGCCACGGTGCGAGCAATCCCCGCCGGATCGGTATTGTCGATGAAGTGAAGGGTTAAGGGTGCATCAACGGGGGCTAGGGCTTGGGATACAAATTGCGGCCCCAGGGCAGATCCACCGATGCCAATGGACAGAATATCGGTGAAGCGGGGCGCGTTGGGGGGTTTAATCGTGCCGCTGTGGATTTTGGTTGTAAAGGCATCGATCGCGTCGAGGGTGTCGGTAATGGCGGCCTTAAGTTCCGGCGTGGGTGCAAGGTCAGGATTGCGCAGCCAGTAATGGCCCACCATCCGGTCTTCGTCGGGATTGGCGATCGCCCCTGCTTCTAATGTCTCCATCGCCTCAAACGCCTGCTCAAATTTCGGGAGCATCGCCTTGAGAAAAAACTCATCAAAGCGCATCCGACTGATATCGAGATACAAGCCGAGGTCGGCGTGAACATACAACCAATCTTGATAACGTTGCCACAGCACGGCCGAATCCATAATTACCTTACTCTTTCGCGTCCTTTCACAAGTTTAAGCTAATGCAGGCGATCCCCACGCATCAACCCCATGAATCTGATTGAACCGGAGCATCGCGGCGAATTGCTGGAGGCGATGCGTCAAAACCGCCGTGTTTTCTCAATGCCATAGAACACGCCCGTGCCAATCGAGAGCAACAGCAAAATCCACAGAATCCCCCCCGGCAAAAACGAGAACAGGCTCAGACCCCGCAGTAAATAGGTGACGACGGTGATACCCAGCACCGTAAAGAAGAGGGTGGATGCGATCGCCTCTGATTGGGGGGTTGCCATCCATGAAACTCCAACAAAATCTCTCTTTTGACTGTACCTTATTGGGCTTGGGGATTGGAAACTCAGCACTGTAACGAGAATTCGGCGAAAAATTAACCAATATTTACCGAAGCGGCGATCGCGTCTCTTTTCTGTCCCGCGCTTGCAGTGATGCGATCGCAACCCAATTTTGAGGCAAAATCCTACAGCCCTGATTCAGTCCGGTATTGAGAGCGATCGCCCCCCACCGCCTCAAGGAATGGGAGTGAGTACTTTTACTTTAAACAACAATCCAGTAGATTTAAGATTTGGGCATTTTGCTATTGTTTTGATTTATCTAAAACGAAACTACAAATTCTTGAAAACGCAAAGAAATCAATTTATCAGCAATGTAAATTCCAAAAAACGACCTAGAGCCATATTCAAGCCCAAACACTCCGAATCTCACCCATTTCTAAAATCCACCCCCCTTTAAACTCTCCATCGCTTCGTCAATAATGCGAAACAGCAGCGGAAATGCGATCGGCAATTGCCCCCCATTCCCGCCCATCACCCCACCCCAGAGGAGAAACCCATGAGACTATCGGTATACGGCAAAGGCGGCATCGGCAAATCCACCACCAGTTGCAACATCTCCGTCGCCCTCGCCAAACGCGGCAAAAAAGTCTTACAAATCGGCTGCGACCCCAAACATGACAGCACCTTCACCCTCACCGGGTTTCTCATCCCCACGATCATCGACACCCTCCAAGAAAAAGACTTCCACTACGAAGACATCTGGCCCGAAGATGTGATCTACAAAGGCTATGGCGGCGTGGACTGCGTCGAAGCCGGTGGCCCCCCCGCTGGGGCAGGCTGCGGCGGCTATGTGGTCGGCGAAACCGTCAAACTCCTCAAAGAACTCAACGCCTTTGATGAATACGATGTCATCCTCTTTGATGTGTTGGGTGACGTGGTGTGCGGTGGGTTTGCCGCACCGCTGAACTATTCCGACTACTGCATGATCGTCACCGATAACGGCTTTGATGCCCTTTTCGCCGCCAACCGGATCGCCGCCTCCGTCCGGGAAAAAGCCCGCACCCATCCTCTCCGCCTCGCCGGGCTGATTGGTAACCGCACCTCGAAGCGCGACCTGATTGAAAAATACATTGAAGCTGTGCCGATGCCCGTCCTTGAAGTGTTGCCCCTGATCGAAGACATCCGCGTCTCTCGTGTCAAAGGCAAGACGTTGTTTGAAATGGCCGAGCGCGATCCGTCGTTGAACTATGTCTGCGATTACTACCTCAGCATCGCGGATCAAATTCTCGCCAATCCCGAAGGCGTTGTCCCCAACGATGCCCAAGATCGCGACCTCTTCTCGCTCCTGTCGGACTATTACCTCAACCCGCCCGCCGATGCCCCGAAACAGTCGGCGGATTCGGAACTGGATTTGATGATGGTTTAAATGCCATCACCCCTGGCCCCTCTTCCAGCGGGAGAGGGGGATGGATTGGAGACAAGGGGCTTCAGCCCCTTGCCCGATCTCTGCACGGGAGGCGTAGGGTAGGCAATGCCCACCACCTCTCAAAAATTCCAATCACCCCCATTCACATTATTTCAAGGAGTTCACCCCCATGACCGTTGCTCAAGACCAACCCAACGCGCTGAATTTTGAATGCGAAACTGGGAATTACCATACGTTCTGCCCAATTAGCTGTGTGTCCTGGTTGTATCAAAAAATTGAGGATAGTTTTTTCTTGGTGATTGGGACGAAAACCTGTGGGTATTTTTTGCAAAATGCGATGGGGGTGATGATTTTCGCCGAGCCGCGCTATGCGATGGCGGAATTGGAAGAGGCGGATATTTCGGCGCAGTTGAATGATTATGAAGAATTGAAGCGGTTATGTGAGCAGATTAAGCGCGATCGCAACCCCAGCGTCATCGTCTGGATTGGCACTTGCACCACCGAAATCATCAAAATGGACATGGAAGGCATCGCCCCCAAACTTGAAGCCGAGATCGGGATTCCCATCGTCGTCGCCCGCGCCAATGGCCTAGACTACGCCTTCACCCAAGGCGAAGACACCGTTCTCGCCGCCATGGCCCAACGTTGCCCCACCGCCGCCCAAGTGAAAAGCGAAGATAAAGAAGACCGGAATGCGATCGCAAAACTCCTCAACTTCGGTCGCCAAAAAGAAGAAGTCACCCAAACCGATTCAGAATACGCCGATCATCCTCCCCTCGTTCTCTTCGGCTCCCTGCCCGACCCCGTGGTCACCAACCTCACCCTTGAACTGAAAAAACAAGGTGTCCAAGTCTCCGGCTGGCTCCCCGCCAAACGCTACACCGAACTGCCAGTAATCGAAGAAGGTTACTACACCTGCGGCGTTAACCCCTTCCTCTCCCGCACTGCCACCACCCTGATGCGTCGCCGCAAAACTAAACTAATTGGCGCACCCTTCCCCATCGGCCCCGACGGCACTCGCGCCTGGATCGAAAAAATCTGCTCCGTCTTCAACATCGAACCCCAAGGCCTCGAAGAGCGGGAAGCGAAAATTTGGGCCAGCCTTGAAGATTATCTGGAACTCGTGCGCGGCAAATCTGTCTTTTTCATGGGCGATAATCTTTTAGAAGTTTCCCTCGCCCGCTTCCTCATTCGTTGCGGCATGACCTGCCCGGAAATCGGCATTCCCTACATGGATAAACGCTATCAAAAAGCGGAACTGGATTTCCTCATACAGACCTGTTCTGAGATGGGCGTACCGATGCCGCGCATCGTTGAAAAACCCGATAACTACAACCAATTGCAGCGAATCAATGACCTACAACCGGACTTGGTGATCACCGGCATGGCCCACGCTAATCCCCTCGAAGCGCGTGGCATCAACACCAAATGGTCGGTGGAGTTCACCTTTGCCCAAATCCACGGTTTCACCAATGCCCGCGACATCCTTGAATTAGCGACCCGTCCCCTCCGTCGGAATAACAATCTCAAGGATTTGGGCTGGAATAAGTTGGTGAAAGAAACAGTCTAGATGAACCGTTTGGCGGACATGCCGTAGGTTATTCAATCCATAGCTCAATCAACGGTGTGTCAGCCGTTAAGCTGCTCTTTCACCCCATGAATTCATCAATCTGACGCACCCTACAATTCAACTGTAGGGTGCGTCAGACTGGATCAATATCGGATTGAATGTCCAATGCTCAAGGTGACGGTGCGTTACGCTTCGGTAACAGTGACAAGCATCCTAAGTCTTAGCATTGATGCTGTATTAGGGCGCGATCGCAATCTCTAACGTTATTAGGATTTAATCCAGCGGCAGTAGAGTTTGCCGGTTTCGTCTTTTTCCCAGTGGGCGATGAGTTGAGGCTTGGCTGGCTTTAACGCGGGATTCCAGCGGTTGGAGTATTGAATGAGGGTTAGGGTTTGGGCAGTGGTGGAAATCATTGCAACCTCCTAGGCTGTGCTAAATCACGGAATTACCGAGTTGTTTTATTAACGACTTATTAACGTTCTCTTAACCTAAGTATATCGGACAGGCCCCACGGGACTTTGTGATGATCATCACACTTGATAATTTGTAACGTTGCGATGCATGTTGCAATAAGATTTAGGGTGTTCTCAAGAGCATTACTGTACATTAGGGAAGCTAATCAGCATTCAAACTACACTGCGATACTCCCCCTAAAGCTCTCTTATCGAGAGACTCAGGAAAATTAAGGTGCAATTTAGCTGCCGATTAGCTCAACAAAAACTCTGGCGTTACCCAAGCTTGAGGAATTTCGCTTTCACTGGGTAGATAAACAGCACAATTGATGTCCATCTGAGCCAAAAAACTACACATCAATGGTCCAACAGTCTCCCATGACAGTCCCCCTAACCCACAACCCAGCGCAGGCATTGCCAAGGATTGAATTTCTTGATCTTTATAGTTATCGACAAGCCACTGCATACCTTGTTCAATATCTGTAAGCGATGATTGATTGCGCCAGTGATTTTTAGTTGGAAAGAGAAGGAACCAAGTCGGCAGATTTGAACCGGTACGATCATCACTTAGATCTTTGTCTCTCAAGTCATCAAATGCAGATATTTCTCTCTTGTATAAATAAGGCCGTCCCATTACGATCTCCTTCGATCTGCAAAGATCTTGGTAGGCAACATAAACATCGGGAAATCGATACTTAGCTGTTGAAGCCAACCCTTTACCCATTACTCCAACACAATTAACGCTAACTGTTAAAGTTTGCAACTGTGAGAAAAACATATCCCCTTGAACAATAGATATATTTTTAATCTTTGCTCTAGAGTTGGGCTTAAAAAATAGTTTTGGATCACTTGAAATTGTAATCCTATCGATAGAAACCCCAAGTTTCAATTGATCTTTTAATCGTTTTTTGACTTTTTCTAAAACTTTTGCAGTGGATACATAGATACCTTGGATATAATCAGGAGCAACCCGATCCGGCACTAAACATTCCGCCATTAGTTTTCGCTTAGAACCATCATGATCGTTCCACCATTCTTGATCAACCTGCTCTTTTAATTTTTGGAAATACTGCCTAGCTTCTCGAATAGGGAGGATGCGAGTCTCTTGGTGGGCCGCATTTCCATTAGAAATAAAGATATCATTGCGATCTAAAATACTTTTTTCGAGAAAAATAATAGCCAGATCTGAGTGTTCCAGACGAGAGCGAATCAAGGAGTAGAGCATAGCATTTCTGGGTTGAAAGTATAAGTTGGCAAAATACCATAAACTTTTCCCTTCTATCTCTTTTTTCTTTCTTTTATCAATAACGGAACTGTTATAGATAACACTTGGTTTGATGTCTTGAGCTTCTACTGCGGCGTGAGATAAGATTCCATGCTGTAAAATTGAAATAATATTATCAACATGAGTAATGTAATATAGTCCATCAATTTCTCTTTTTACCATATCGTTTACGCTGGATTTTAAGTGCAGCATTGTCAGACTCCATGAACCACGCTAAAACGTAAGTAGGTGGGTTATCTTAAATGTAAGATATAGTAACTTATGTAACCTATACTGGCTAATGGTTTTAGCATCCAAGAGCTTACGGAATCTTACAAATGATTAGTCCTTCCTGCTTATCACCACACTATCTC
Coding sequences within:
- a CDS encoding glucose-6-phosphate isomerase, producing MDSAVLWQRYQDWLYVHADLGLYLDISRMRFDEFFLKAMLPKFEQAFEAMETLEAGAIANPDEDRMVGHYWLRNPDLAPTPELKAAITDTLDAIDAFTTKIHSGTIKPPNAPRFTDILSIGIGGSALGPQFVSQALAPVDAPLTLHFIDNTDPAGIARTVADIGDRLSSTLVLVISKSGGTPETRNGMVEIEAVYTAKGLNFPDYAVAITGIGSKLAAIAQQNHWLTTFPMHDWVGGRTSEMSAVGLVAAALQGIDIHAMLAGAKTMDDATRTPDLYHNPAALLALAWYFAGNGKGSKDMVILPYKDSLALFSRYLQQLVMESLGKEQDLDGKTVYQGIAVYGNKGSTDQHAYVQQLREGVPNFFATFIEVLEDGNPNGIEVEPGITSGDYLSGLLQGTRQALYDNQRDSITLTITTVTETTVGALIALYERAVGLYASLVNVNAYHQPGVEAGKKAAASVLSLQTQLVQALQGAPEPLAIADLAIAINQPDQIETIYKILRHLAANHRSLSIIGSFGEPQTLKVAWSA
- the bchL gene encoding ferredoxin:protochlorophyllide reductase (ATP-dependent) iron-sulfur ATP-binding protein encodes the protein MRLSVYGKGGIGKSTTSCNISVALAKRGKKVLQIGCDPKHDSTFTLTGFLIPTIIDTLQEKDFHYEDIWPEDVIYKGYGGVDCVEAGGPPAGAGCGGYVVGETVKLLKELNAFDEYDVILFDVLGDVVCGGFAAPLNYSDYCMIVTDNGFDALFAANRIAASVREKARTHPLRLAGLIGNRTSKRDLIEKYIEAVPMPVLEVLPLIEDIRVSRVKGKTLFEMAERDPSLNYVCDYYLSIADQILANPEGVVPNDAQDRDLFSLLSDYYLNPPADAPKQSADSELDLMMV
- a CDS encoding ferredoxin:protochlorophyllide reductase (ATP-dependent) subunit N, whose translation is MTVAQDQPNALNFECETGNYHTFCPISCVSWLYQKIEDSFFLVIGTKTCGYFLQNAMGVMIFAEPRYAMAELEEADISAQLNDYEELKRLCEQIKRDRNPSVIVWIGTCTTEIIKMDMEGIAPKLEAEIGIPIVVARANGLDYAFTQGEDTVLAAMAQRCPTAAQVKSEDKEDRNAIAKLLNFGRQKEEVTQTDSEYADHPPLVLFGSLPDPVVTNLTLELKKQGVQVSGWLPAKRYTELPVIEEGYYTCGVNPFLSRTATTLMRRRKTKLIGAPFPIGPDGTRAWIEKICSVFNIEPQGLEEREAKIWASLEDYLELVRGKSVFFMGDNLLEVSLARFLIRCGMTCPEIGIPYMDKRYQKAELDFLIQTCSEMGVPMPRIVEKPDNYNQLQRINDLQPDLVITGMAHANPLEARGINTKWSVEFTFAQIHGFTNARDILELATRPLRRNNNLKDLGWNKLVKETV
- a CDS encoding DarT ssDNA thymidine ADP-ribosyltransferase family protein, encoding MLHLKSSVNDMVKREIDGLYYITHVDNIISILQHGILSHAAVEAQDIKPSVIYNSSVIDKRKKKEIEGKSLWYFANLYFQPRNAMLYSLIRSRLEHSDLAIIFLEKSILDRNDIFISNGNAAHQETRILPIREARQYFQKLKEQVDQEWWNDHDGSKRKLMAECLVPDRVAPDYIQGIYVSTAKVLEKVKKRLKDQLKLGVSIDRITISSDPKLFFKPNSRAKIKNISIVQGDMFFSQLQTLTVSVNCVGVMGKGLASTAKYRFPDVYVAYQDLCRSKEIVMGRPYLYKREISAFDDLRDKDLSDDRTGSNLPTWFLLFPTKNHWRNQSSLTDIEQGMQWLVDNYKDQEIQSLAMPALGCGLGGLSWETVGPLMCSFLAQMDINCAVYLPSESEIPQAWVTPEFLLS